The Bacillus sp. Y1 genome has a window encoding:
- a CDS encoding polymer-forming cytoskeletal protein, which produces MTTQEKGNLVLSGNGETAGGTFEKVVINGSGIVNGHIECNEFRCNGSARINGNIKAQNTIINGSTKVLGDVVSKKMEIHGHSTIEGMVNFGELEINGHTKIKSSIKGEKLSLEGITKIEGDCEVETAYLNGAFTITGLLNADEISVQLHGRSSVKEIGGEKVTVKRENRILFIFEKLIKPLSKELQVDLIEGDILNLEYTKANTVRGNHIVIGPGCKIGVLEYSGDLHLSDEAIVKEKVKI; this is translated from the coding sequence TTGACTACACAAGAAAAAGGGAACTTAGTATTATCTGGAAACGGTGAAACAGCAGGTGGAACATTTGAAAAAGTTGTGATTAATGGTAGTGGAATTGTCAATGGACATATTGAATGCAATGAATTTAGGTGTAATGGATCTGCGAGAATTAATGGAAATATAAAAGCTCAAAATACAATAATAAATGGAAGTACAAAGGTACTTGGAGATGTTGTTTCAAAGAAAATGGAGATTCACGGACATTCAACAATAGAAGGAATGGTAAACTTTGGAGAACTAGAAATCAATGGACACACTAAAATAAAAAGTAGTATCAAGGGTGAAAAGCTATCCTTGGAGGGCATTACAAAAATCGAAGGTGATTGCGAAGTTGAAACAGCGTATTTAAACGGAGCATTTACGATAACTGGATTGCTAAATGCGGATGAAATTTCAGTACAATTGCATGGAAGGTCATCTGTAAAAGAAATCGGTGGAGAAAAGGTTACTGTTAAAAGAGAAAATAGAATTTTATTCATATTTGAAAAGTTAATAAAGCCTTTGAGCAAAGAACTTCAGGTGGATCTCATTGAAGGTGACATTCTTAACCTAGAATATACGAAGGCAAATACGGTACGAGGGAATCATATCGTTATCGGACCGGGATGTAAAATTGGGGTCTTGGAGTATAGTGGCGACCTTCATCTATCAGATGAGGCTATAGTCAAAGAGAAAGTTAAGATATAA